Part of the Streptomyces sp. NBC_01353 genome, ATCAGTGCCGGCTGGAGCGGGTACACGCACCTCGTCGGCGTCGGCGACGCCAACCGGGACGGCCGCGCCGACCTCGTCGCCGTCAGCCCGACGTCCCAGTACCTCTACCAGGGCACGGGCAACTGGCGCGCTCCCCTGGGCGGCCGACAGTCGGCGTCCCTGCCGTACGTCGGCGACCCGGGCAACCACGTCGTCTGACGGCACCCGACGCCGGTCCGGCCGCAGGCGCGGCGGGACCGGCGTCCGTATGGCGAGACACCCCGCGCCGGGGGAATGTCAGGGACAAACCACAGGTTGACGCATGTCATGCCGTCAACCTCTGCCGAGCGCACCGCACCCCCGACCGCCCCCGCCGCCACCCGCATGCCCCTGGCCGTCTACATCCTCGGCCTCTCCGTCTTCGCGCTCGGCACGAGCGAATTCATGCTGTCCGGCCTTCTCCCACCCATCGCCGACGACATGAACGTCTCCATCCCCCGCGCCGGCCTCCTCATCTCCGCCTTCGCCATCGGCATGGTCGTCGGCGCCCCGCTGCTCGCCGTCGCGACCCTCCGGCTCCCCCGCAAGACGACCCTGGTCACCCTGATCACCGTCTTCGGCCTCGGCCAGGTCGTCGGCGCCCTCGCACCCAACTACGCGGTCCTCTTCGCCTCCCGGATCGTCAGCGCACTCGCCTGCGCCGGCTTCTGGGCGGTCGGCGCCGCCGTCGCCATCGCGATGGTCCCCGTGAGCTCACGCGCCCGCGCCATGGCGGTCATGATCGGCGGACTGTCGATAGCCAACGTCCTCGGTGTCCCCGCCGGCGCCTTCCTCGGCGAGCACCTCGGCTGGCGCTCCGCGTTCTGGGCGGTCGGCGTGGCCTCCGCCATCGCGCTCGTCGGCGTGGCGACCCGTATCCCGCACATCCCGCTCCCCGAGACCAAGCCCCGCCTCAAGCGCGAGCTGGTGATCTACCGCGACCGCCAGGTGCTGCTCTCGATCGTGATCACCGCGCTCGCCGCGGGCGGCGTCTTCTGCGCGTTCTCGTACCTCGCCCCGGTCATCACGGACGTCGCCGGGATCGACACCCGCTGGGTCTCCGCCATCCTCGGCCTCTTCGGCATCGGTGCGCTGATCGGTACGACGATCGGCGGCCGAGTCGCCGACGCCCACCTCTTCGGGGTCCTGCTCACCGGCATCACCGCCTCGACGGTCTTCCTGGCCGCCCTGGCCCTCTTCGCCTCCAGCCCGGTCGCGGTGATCGCCCTGTCCTTCCTCCTCGGCGTCTCGGCCTTCTACACCGCGCCCGCCCTCAACGCCCGCATGTTCAACGTGGCCGGCGCCGCCCCGACCCTCGCGGGCGCCACTACCACCGCCGCCTTCAACCTCGGCAACACCGCGGGCCCCTGGTTCGGCGGCACGGTCATCGATGCGGACTTCGGCTTCGCGGCGACCGCGTGGGCGGGAGCCGCCATGACGGTGGTGGCACTGGCGACGGTCGCGCTCTCGCTACGGCTGCACAAGTCCCGCTCGCGCGTGGTGGCCTCCTCCACCCCGGAGCGGCAGAAGGTCGTATCGGCCGGCTGAGCCCATCAAGGCCACCCGGGTGAGCCCACGAGGGCCCGCCCGCTACAGCGGGGACTCCGTCTCCCGCCGAGGGAACTTCGGCCGCCGCAGTCCCGCCTCCGTGATCCGCCGTACGAGTTCCTTCGAGCCGACCTCGACCGCACCCGCCGCCACCGCGTCCGCGTAGCGGTCCGACGGGATGTCGTAGTGGTCGCGCTCGAAGGCGCGCGGCGGGGCGCCGATCCTCGCCGCGAAGGCGTGGAGCTCCTCGTGCGAGACGTCGCTGACGAGGTGCGACCACATACGGCCGTGGCCCGGCCAGGTCGGCGGGTCGATGAAGAGGGTCACCTGAGGGCCGCCGTCACGTCAGACCGCCGACCGGGGCGACGACCACGCCCGCCTTGCCGCAGACCCAGTGCGGGTCCGGGCCGAGCTCGGGTTCGACGTCCAGGGCGTGCGGGTCGCCGGAGGAACAGACGGGGCAGATGGGCCAGCGGCCGTAGCGCTCCAGGAGCGCGTCCTGCACGTCCTGGGCGACGAGCCCGGCGACGTACGTGATGCCCTCGGGCCACTGCTCCACCCACCACCGGCGATGGGTGACGGCGTCCTCGACCATCGACACGACCTCGGCCGCGGCCACGTCGCGCGCCGCCAGATCGGCGAGGACCAGGGCGCGGGCGGCGTGCAGCGCCTGCTCCAGAGGGTCGATGTCGTCCATGCACACATTGTCACCCGACAAGCCTCGGGGACGAAGGTCCCTTCCGCATCCGGGACCATCCGGGACCGAAGGGGTCTTGACGCCCCCAGCGCCCCGAAAATATCTTTCAAGTGTGACCAATGACGTGAAGGAAAGTTTCAGAGGCGGCCGGGTGGTCGGCCAGTCCGGCGGCCCCACCCCCGGACCGACCCAGGACGCCCCGCCCGCGCCCGCCGCCCTGGCGGCCAAGGTACGCACCCTCGCGCCGTCCATGACCCGCTCCATGCAGCGGGTCGCCGAAGCCGTCGCCGGGGACCCGGCCGGCTGCGCCGCCCTCACGGTCACCGGCCTCGCCGAGCTCACCGGCACCAGCGAGGCGACCGTGGTCCGCACCGCCCGCCTCCTCGGCTACCCCGGCTACCGCGACCTCCGCCTCGCCCTCGCCGGCCTCGCCGCCCAGCAGCAGTCCGGCCGCGCGCCCTCCGTGACCGCCGACATCGCCGTCGACGACCCGATCGCCGACGTGGTCGCCAAGCTCGCCTACGACGAGCAGCAGACCCTCGCCGACACCGCCGCCGGACTCGACACCGTCCAGCTCGGTGCCGCCGTCGCCGCCCTCGCCACCGCCCGCCGCATCGACATCTACGGCGTCGGCGCCTCCGGCCTCGTCGCCCAGGACCTCGGCCAGAAGCTGCTCCGCATCGGCCTCCTCGCGCACGCGCACAGCGACCCGCACCTCGCCGTCACCAACGCCGTACAGCTCCGCTCGGGCGACGTCGCCATCGCCATCACCCACTCCGGCTCGACCGGCGACGTCATAGAACCCCTCCGCGTCGCCTTCGACCACGGCGCCACCACCGTCGCGATCACCGGCCGCCCGGACGGGCCCGTGACGCAGTACGCCGACCACATCCTCACCACCTCCACCGCCCGCGAGAGCGAGCTGCGGCCCGCGGCCATGTCGTCCCGCACCAGCCAACTCCTCGTCGTGGACTGCCTGTTCACCTGCGTCACCCAACGTACGTACGAGACGGCGGCCCCTGCCCTCGCGGCCTCGTACGAAGCCCTCGCCCACCGCCACTCCCCCCGCACCCGCTGAACGTCAACGACGACGCACCGAAAGAGCCGCACGTGTCCTCTACGTACTCCGAGCTTCAGGCGCAACTGGCCACACTCACCACCGAGGCGTTCCGGCCCGAGCTCGCGGAGATCGACCAGCTCCCGACCCTCGACATCGCCCGCACCATGAACACCGAGGACCAGACCGTCCCGGCCGCCGTCGCCGAACGGCTGCCGGCGATCGCCGCCGCCATCGACGCCACCGCCGCCCGCATGGCGCGCGGCGGCCGGCTGATCTACGCCGGCGCCGGCACGGCCGGCCGGCTCGGCGTCCTCGACGCCAGCGAGTGCCCGCCCACCTTCAACACCGACCCCGCCGAGGTCGTCGGCCTGATCGCGGGCGGCCCCTCCGCCATGGTGAAGGCCGTGGAAGGCGCGGAGGACTCCCGCGAACTCGCCGCCGCCGACCTCGACGCGCTGAACCTCACCGCGAACGACACGGTGGTCGGCGTCTCCGCCTCAGGCCGCACCCCGTACGCCATCGGCGCCGTCGAACACGCCCGCACCAAGGGCGCGTTGACGATCGGCTTCTCCTGCAACGCTGACAGCGAGCTGGCCGCCGCCGCCGAACACGGCATCGAGGTCGTCACCGGCCCCGAACTCCTCACCGGATCCACCCGGTTGAAGGCGGGCACGGCCCAGAAGCTCGTCCTCAACATGATCTCGACGATCACCATGATCCGGCTCGGCAAGACGTACGGAAACCTGATGGTCGACGTCCGCGCCTCCAACGAGAAGCTCCAGGCCAGGTCGCGGCGGATCGTCGCGCTCGCCACCGGAGCGCCGGACGAGCAGATCGAGACCTCCCTCGCCGCCGTCGACGGCGAAGTGAAGACCGCGATCCTGATGATCCTCGCCGACATCGACGCCAAGAGCGCCGACCAGCGCCTCACCGACTCACAGGGCCATCTGCGCGCCGCCCTGCACGCGCAGCCCTGAACCTCCCCGCCCCCGCACAGCAAGGCACCACCGCACCATGAGCACAGACGACAAGAACCGCGCCATCGCCGCGGGCTGCTGGTCGGCTACGTGGTGGGCTTCGTGGCGACGTCCTTCTGGGGCTTCAGCCGCGAGCTCCTGGAGGAGTTCGACGTGGAGACGGAGCCGGCGGAGGTCCCGGTGGCCTCGGGCGGGCCGGTGGCGCCGCAGGTGCCGGAGCCGGTGAAGGTCTGACTCCTCGAATCGGCAGCGTAGGGCCGGCCCCGATCCCCGGGGGCCGGCCCCCGGCGGGCCGGGGCCCGCCCTACGCCGGCTCGACCGTGATTCCCGACTGTCCCAACAGCCACAGAACACTCTCGAAATACGTGAGCTCGCCCGCTGCGTCGGCGCTCACCGACGCCAGCGCCTCCCGGGCGATGTGCGCGTCGTGCCAGATCAGGGTGATCGGACCCGGCAGACGGTTGCCGCCGCATGGGCAGCCGCGCAGCGCGCCCCAGCACTGGGCGAAGTGCGCGCCGGGCCCGCCGAGCGCCTCGCCGACGGCCAACTGGACGCCCGGGATGTCGGTGGCGAACCGGCCGTCGAGGTGGCAGGTGTCGCCCACGCGGTCCTCGCCGCCGACCGACTTGGCGAACCGCAGCCACTCCGTCCTGCCCCTCGTGTCGAGCCCGGCCCACTCGTTGGGCGTGCTCGGGGCGCCCTCGTACCACGCCTCCCAGGCCGGACGGCCGCCGTACGGCCTCGGCTTCGAGAACCCGCCGTCGATACGGATGTCGACGAGGGCGCCCCCGAGCACCGACGGGCGCGCCTCGCGGATGTGCAGGAACAGGTGCTCCTCGACCCCCGCCACCCGGCCCGTGCGGTCCAGCACGAACAGCTGCACGGGGTCCCCGGCCTCCCGTCGGGTCGTCAGGCGCCGCAGCAGCAGCTCCCCGGGTTCGCACCCGACGAGGGTGAGCGCCGGCCTCGCGACCGGGCGTTCCGGACCGTAGAGACCCTCCACCCGCCGGCACTCACCGAGCCACCCGCCGCCCCACCCGTTGAAGATCCTGACCCGGTCCGACCGGGGCTCGGTGCGGGAGCCCGGCCAGTCACGGACCTCCGCCTCGATCACCACGTCCACGCGCGAGGCATCGTCCGCGTTCGGCAGGCCGCCGAGCACCACGACGTCGGCCAGCCCCCACTCGTGCCCGGGCCTGTCACCGTCCTCGTCGTCGACGCTCAGGGACAGCTCACCCAGACGGTCGCGCCCCCGTGCGGCCCCGTCGACGGCCTTGCGCAGCCTGCCCTCGGGCTGGCACCCGGTCAGCGTCAGCCGCTCGCGGCGCGGCTCCTCCTCCGCGAACAGCCCTTGGATGTCGGCGCAGCGCGCCCACACCGTCTGCTCCCCGTCCCACTCCTCGCCGACCAGGAGGAACCGCAGCGGATGCGCGCGCTCCCAGGTCCAGACCCGGTCCTCGTACCGCTCGCCGTACTTCGCCTCGTACAGCTCCCCGTACCGCCCCGCCTCGTACAGCTCCCCGGCCTCCCTCATGCGCCCGATCATAAGAGCGGGCGCAGGTGTGACGACGAGGGCGGCTCCCCGTCCTGGGGGGAGAAGCCCTCGTCGTGACGTCGTCCGTCAGGGAACGTTCGTCGTCGTCTCGCAGGACGGCGTCGCGACGTCCGTGCCCGCCTCGCCGTCGCAGGAGTCGGGAGTTCCGGCGCCCCCGTCCAGGACGTCGCTGCTCGGGCCCGCGAGGAGCCGGTCGGCGTCGGCGCCACCCCTGAGCACGTCGCGCCCGCCCACGGCGCCGACCGTGAACTCGATGAAGAAGTCGGCGTTGTCGCCGAGGATCCGGTCGTCGCCGCCCCTGCCCTCCAGGATGTCGTTGCCGGCGCTGGCGGGCGGGGTGGTGTTGACGGAGCTGTCCCCCAGGAGGATCTCGTTCGCGCTGCCTCCGACGATCCGGTCGTTCCCGGAGCCGGTGGACGTTCCCGCCGCCGCGTTGTGGTCGCCGATGGCGAAGAACCCGCCGTCGGCGCCCAGGTCGAGGACGTCGTCACCGCCGCTCCCGGAGGTGCTGCCCTCCGCGTTGCTGTCGCCGATGAGGACATCGACGCCGGGTCCGCCCCGCAGCACGTCGTCCCCGGCTCCGGCGGCGACGGTGTCGGGGCCGGTGGCGGCGGAGTCCCCGTTCATGTCGTCGTCACCCTCCCCGCCGTCGAGCAGGTCGGCGCCCCCACCGGACGCGCTGACACCGCGACTGTCACCGGCCGCGACATCATCGCCGGGCCCGCCGAAGATCTGGTCGTTCCCGCCGCCGGTGGCCGTGCCCCCTGGAGCGAGGCTGTCCCCGCCGAGCCGGTCGTCGCCCTGGCCGCCGAAGACCCGGTCGTTACCGCCGCCGGTGGCGTCGCCGGTCAGGGCGATCACATCGCCACGGACGGTGTCGTTGCCCGCCCCGCCGTCGACCTGGTCGTTGCCCCGCCCTCCGGCGACCGTGTCGTCCCCGCCCAGACCGCAGATCAGGTCGTTGCCGCCCAGCCCGTCGATGGAGTCGACGTCGTCGGACCCGACGATCACATCGCTGCCGGCCGTGCCCTGGATCGTGCCCGAACCGGTGATGTTCGCCGGGACTCCGAAGCAGGTCGGCGGGGCGGCGGACGCGGCGCCCGCCGGGAGACCGAGCGCGAGGAGCGCGGCCACGGTCAGCACGGTCGGGCCGAGGCGGCGGGGTGGGCGGAGCGGTGACATACGAACCTCCAGGGCGAGGGCGCCCCACATGCCACATGCGTTCACATAGAACGATCACTAACGGGGCGATATGTCACGGAACGTATGACACCGCCTGTCGCTCTGCGACCGGGCTGATCGCATTCGGGTGAGCCGCCGCCCCCTCCGCACCACGGAACGGTCAGAACCGGAGCGGCACCTCCGCCGGCAGCGCGGGATAGACCCGCGGCCACTGCGCCGTCACGCAGTCGACCACCCGCGTCTCGTCCTTCGCCGAACGGGCGAACTCCCTCAGATTCCGCTCCTCGGCCGTCACCGCGACGCCCTGTCGCCGCAGGCAGTCACCCACCGCCCTGCGCAGCGGCTCGTCCATGACCTGCGGCTGCGCCTCGACGAACGTCGGCTCGACCATCGACAGGTGGGACAGATTGCAGCTCTGCACGGCGTTGTTGTACGTCTCCGGCGCGCCACTGGGCGCGACCTCGTAGATCAGCGTCAGATTGTCCGCCGGACTGAGGACGGGTTCGCTGACGGGATAGCCCGCGTCCCTGATGCAGGAGACGAACCGTCCCATGGCCGTGCCGTACTCGGCCGAGGTGACCCGGCCGTCCTTCAGCGCCCACTCCTGCCCGGGAATCGGTATGTCGTCGCCGGCCTCCCGGCCACCGTCGGAACCCGCCTGCGCGCAGCCCGAGACGGTGGCCAGAAGGACCGCCGCGACGACGATCGTCGCCTTGCCCATGGATCAGGAGTACGTCACGTTGCAGTTGTCGCAGCCCCAGTGCAGACCGTTCTTGGCCTTGTACCTGGAGTTGTAGCTGGCGTACGCGTTGGTCTTGGAGCCGTACACACGGGTGGTCCAGTAGCCGTCGCTCCGCACGAGAGCCGCACTCAGCCGGCCCGCACAGTCACCCGACACCTTCTTCGTCTGCGCCCAGTTCTGGCTGCCGTTGAAACCGCTGCCCACGTGATTGGTGCCGCAACTACGCGACACGTTGCGGTTGTTGCCCAGCGCCTGGGCGTCGGTCGCGGCGAGCAGGGGCGCGACGGCCACCAACGCCGTCATGCCCGCCGCCACCGCGGTCTTCCGAAGGGACGACATCGACGAAAAGGAGATCACTGCCACTTGGTCTCACGATCCTTTCCAGATCCGGAGATTCCTGAGGACGCCCCCCGGCCTCTTCCGCTCCGAGGCCCGGGCCGGCTGTCCCGCATGACGCTACGGATTCCAAGGTTGTGAACGAACCCTTTGCATTGCGGCGCAAAGGCGCACCCTCCCCACCGCTCAGATGCCGTGCACCAGCCCGGTGCCCAGCGCCGTACGCGTGTGCAGGACGGACGCTCCGATCCGCGCGGTGACCACCAGGCCCGCACGACGCAGCGCCCCGGCGTGGCGGCTGGCCGTGGAAACGGACGTGCACAGACGGGCCGCGAGCTCGGTCGTGCTGTGGCCGGTGTCGAGGAAGCGCAGCGCGGCGGCGCGGGTCGGCCCGATCAGCTCGTCGAGGCCCGCCGCCTCGAAGCCGCGCGGCGGGGCAGTCCCCGGCTGCGGAATCCACAGGGGTCCCCGGGCGACCGGAAGGACCAGGACCGGCGGCAACCCGGGATCGGCGAGGGCGATCGGATGGTTGTGGCAGAAGAAGCTGGGCACCAGGAGCAGACCGCGCCCGTCCAGCTCCAGGCTCTGCGCCACCGGATAGTCCACCTCCAGCACCGGCGGGCGCCAGCGCAGTTGCGGCCCGAGGCCGTCCAGCAGGCCCTCGCTGCCCTGCTCGGCGATCCGCCGCGCATGACGGTTCACGTCCCGCCCGGCGACCGCCGCTGCGGCGGGCGCGTACGGAGCCAGGGCGACGTCGTGATAGCGGCGTAACGCGCCACCGAGCCGACGCAACGCGCGGGGACGGCCGACGGCGATGTCGTCGAACCAGGCCTGTGGGCCCGGGCTGGACTCGGCGAGTCTGGTGATCTCGGCCCGCAGGCGCTTCTTCCCGGTCGACAGCACGGCGTCGACTCCGCCCTCGAGAGACGTGATGTGCCCGGGAGGCGTCAGGAAGTCCGGGAAGTACGAGCTGATCGGCGCGAGAGCCGTCAGCAGGTGCCCGTCCCGGCCCATTCCCGCATCGGCCAGAGCCCGGCGCGCGAGGCGTTTCCACGGCGCGAAGAACGCGTCCGGCCTTGCCAGTTGATGCAGACTCAGGATTCGTCTCCCACATGACGTCCGGCTCGGCGGCCAGCCGGACACGCCCTACGTCGGCATCGGTGAAGCGGATGCTCAGCACAGTTCCCCCTGCGGTCGCGTACCGGCTACGGCCGGTACGGGTCTGCGACTCAGAAGACGACGGTGTCCTAAACACCCCATTGACGTCTCCTTGCCGTCCACCTCGGCCGCGGGAGAACACCGCGCGAGGCCGCCTCCTGAGGGAGACGGCCTCACGAGAAAGGCTCCCTGGTCAGTTCGCGCAGTACGTGTCGGAGGCCGGCCGCTCCCCCGTGCGCAGGAACCGCGTCACGGCCGCGTCCCCGCACGCGTTCCCGTTCCCCAGGTACATCCCGTGCCCGCCGTGGTCGACGGTCACCAGCCGGGCCCGGTCGCCGAGGGCCCGGCGCATCTTCAGACCGGCGGCGTACGGAGTGGCCGGGTCACGCAGGCTCTGGATCATCAGGATGTCGGACGGACCCCGGTCGGTGATGCGCGTCGGCTTCTCGGCCGGAGCCTTCCAGAACGAGCAGGGCGTGATGTTCGCCGGAAGGCCCGCCGTGAGGGGGTGACGGGCCCGGTCGGCCATGACGGCCCGCTGGTGCGCCGGGACGGAGCGCGGCCACTTCACGTCGTTGCAGATGACGCCGACCATGATCGCCGCGTCCTCGTCGGACAGCGCCTCGGCGAGCTGCGGCGGAAGCGTGGGCTTACGGTCCGGGACCTGGGCGTCCACCACCAGACGGGCGAACCCCGCGAAGGCCCCGTCGCTGTAGAGCGCGTTCTGCAGAGCCTGCCGCAGCACGTTCCCCGTCAGCGGTACGCCCGCCTTCGCGGACTCCTTCGGCTCACCGTCCAGCCGTTCCGCCAGCGCGATCACCAACGGACGTACGTCCTCCGGCCGCTCCGCAAGCCGCAGCCCCTCCTTCGCCCGGTCCGGATGCGCGGCCCAGGCCGCGAAGTCGGGGAAACGGTCCTCCGCACCCTCCCCCATGTACGCGAGCCAGCCCCGCGCCACCCGGCTCGGGTCCGGGTCGTTGCTGCTGTCGAGCACCCAACGATCCGTCCGGTGCGGGAACTTCTGCGCGTACACGGCGCCGACATACGTACCGTACGAGACACCCCACGCCGAGAGCTTCTCCTCCCCGAGCGCCTGCCGGAACCGGTCCAGGTCCCGCGCCTGGTTCGCCGTCGTCATGCTCCGCAACACATCACCCCCGTTGCGCGCACACGCCTCCGCGGTACGCCGGGACCGCTCGACGTTCTCGTCGATCGAGCCGTCCGCCGCAGGCCAGGACCGCAGCGTCACCATCCGCCGGTCGCCCTCGTCCAGCCCACAACTCGCCTTCGCGCTCCCGCCCACCCCACGCGGATCGAGCGCCACCAGGTCGTACGTCCCGCCCAGCTCTCTGCGCAGGGCCTCCCCCTTCATCGTCAGCCGCTGCACACCGGAACTCCCGGGCCCACCGGGAATCACCGCCAACGTCCCACGCCGTTCCCCGGGCCGCTCGCTACGGATCCGCGACACGGCGAGGGAGAGCTGGGGCCCACGGGGGTTGCTGTAGTCCACGGGCACGGTGAGCGTGGCGCACTCCTGGGTGGCGGGCCCGTCCTTCTGGGCGCAGTTCGTCCACGTGAGCCCGCCAGAGGCGGCGCGAGCGGTGGTGGTGAGGGGAGCCGCGGAGAGGGTGACGGCAACGGCAGCGGCGGCGAGAGCAAGTGCGCCGATCCTGTAAGTGGTCATGCACCAAGCTTTGTTGACGGACCATCACGATCACATCCGGCAGCCGGGACGGTACGGAGTGGGGTTACCCCCCTGCCTGCCCACCCGTGACCCCCAGGGCAGGGCCTGTCCGGCGGATCATGCC contains:
- a CDS encoding winged helix-turn-helix domain-containing protein, coding for MGRDGHLLTALAPISSYFPDFLTPPGHITSLEGGVDAVLSTGKKRLRAEITRLAESSPGPQAWFDDIAVGRPRALRRLGGALRRYHDVALAPYAPAAAAVAGRDVNRHARRIAEQGSEGLLDGLGPQLRWRPPVLEVDYPVAQSLELDGRGLLLVPSFFCHNHPIALADPGLPPVLVLPVARGPLWIPQPGTAPPRGFEAAGLDELIGPTRAAALRFLDTGHSTTELAARLCTSVSTASRHAGALRRAGLVVTARIGASVLHTRTALGTGLVHGI
- a CDS encoding DUF4031 domain-containing protein — encoded protein: MTLFIDPPTWPGHGRMWSHLVSDVSHEELHAFAARIGAPPRAFERDHYDIPSDRYADAVAAGAVEVGSKELVRRITEAGLRRPKFPRRETESPL
- a CDS encoding alpha/beta hydrolase — encoded protein: MTTYRIGALALAAAAVAVTLSAAPLTTTARAASGGLTWTNCAQKDGPATQECATLTVPVDYSNPRGPQLSLAVSRIRSERPGERRGTLAVIPGGPGSSGVQRLTMKGEALRRELGGTYDLVALDPRGVGGSAKASCGLDEGDRRMVTLRSWPAADGSIDENVERSRRTAEACARNGGDVLRSMTTANQARDLDRFRQALGEEKLSAWGVSYGTYVGAVYAQKFPHRTDRWVLDSSNDPDPSRVARGWLAYMGEGAEDRFPDFAAWAAHPDRAKEGLRLAERPEDVRPLVIALAERLDGEPKESAKAGVPLTGNVLRQALQNALYSDGAFAGFARLVVDAQVPDRKPTLPPQLAEALSDEDAAIMVGVICNDVKWPRSVPAHQRAVMADRARHPLTAGLPANITPCSFWKAPAEKPTRITDRGPSDILMIQSLRDPATPYAAGLKMRRALGDRARLVTVDHGGHGMYLGNGNACGDAAVTRFLRTGERPASDTYCAN
- a CDS encoding Cmx/CmrA family chloramphenicol efflux MFS transporter, giving the protein MPLAVYILGLSVFALGTSEFMLSGLLPPIADDMNVSIPRAGLLISAFAIGMVVGAPLLAVATLRLPRKTTLVTLITVFGLGQVVGALAPNYAVLFASRIVSALACAGFWAVGAAVAIAMVPVSSRARAMAVMIGGLSIANVLGVPAGAFLGEHLGWRSAFWAVGVASAIALVGVATRIPHIPLPETKPRLKRELVIYRDRQVLLSIVITALAAGGVFCAFSYLAPVITDVAGIDTRWVSAILGLFGIGALIGTTIGGRVADAHLFGVLLTGITASTVFLAALALFASSPVAVIALSFLLGVSAFYTAPALNARMFNVAGAAPTLAGATTTAAFNLGNTAGPWFGGTVIDADFGFAATAWAGAAMTVVALATVALSLRLHKSRSRVVASSTPERQKVVSAG
- a CDS encoding MurR/RpiR family transcriptional regulator, whose product is MVGQSGGPTPGPTQDAPPAPAALAAKVRTLAPSMTRSMQRVAEAVAGDPAGCAALTVTGLAELTGTSEATVVRTARLLGYPGYRDLRLALAGLAAQQQSGRAPSVTADIAVDDPIADVVAKLAYDEQQTLADTAAGLDTVQLGAAVAALATARRIDIYGVGASGLVAQDLGQKLLRIGLLAHAHSDPHLAVTNAVQLRSGDVAIAITHSGSTGDVIEPLRVAFDHGATTVAITGRPDGPVTQYADHILTTSTARESELRPAAMSSRTSQLLVVDCLFTCVTQRTYETAAPALAASYEALAHRHSPRTR
- the murQ gene encoding N-acetylmuramic acid 6-phosphate etherase, whose amino-acid sequence is MSSTYSELQAQLATLTTEAFRPELAEIDQLPTLDIARTMNTEDQTVPAAVAERLPAIAAAIDATAARMARGGRLIYAGAGTAGRLGVLDASECPPTFNTDPAEVVGLIAGGPSAMVKAVEGAEDSRELAAADLDALNLTANDTVVGVSASGRTPYAIGAVEHARTKGALTIGFSCNADSELAAAAEHGIEVVTGPELLTGSTRLKAGTAQKLVLNMISTITMIRLGKTYGNLMVDVRASNEKLQARSRRIVALATGAPDEQIETSLAAVDGEVKTAILMILADIDAKSADQRLTDSQGHLRAALHAQP
- a CDS encoding calcium-binding protein — translated: MSPLRPPRRLGPTVLTVAALLALGLPAGAASAAPPTCFGVPANITGSGTIQGTAGSDVIVGSDDVDSIDGLGGNDLICGLGGDDTVAGGRGNDQVDGGAGNDTVRGDVIALTGDATGGGNDRVFGGQGDDRLGGDSLAPGGTATGGGNDQIFGGPGDDVAAGDSRGVSASGGGADLLDGGEGDDDMNGDSAATGPDTVAAGAGDDVLRGGPGVDVLIGDSNAEGSTSGSGGDDVLDLGADGGFFAIGDHNAAAGTSTGSGNDRIVGGSANEILLGDSSVNTTPPASAGNDILEGRGGDDRILGDNADFFIEFTVGAVGGRDVLRGGADADRLLAGPSSDVLDGGAGTPDSCDGEAGTDVATPSCETTTNVP